One Microbacterium sp. SSM24 genomic window, GCGGGAGCTCCACGTACTCGACGAGGTCCAGATCGGGATTGATGCCGGAGAACACCAGGCCCGCCTGTGCGATCTGGTCGCGATAGCGGTTGTTCACCTCGTAGCGGTGGCGGTGGCGCTCCGAGGCACGGCGGGAACCGTAGACCTCGGCGGCGATCGAGCCCTCGGCGAGTTCCGCCGGGTACAGCCCGAGGCGCATCGTGCCGCCCATGTCGCCGCTCTCGAGGATGTCGACCTGCTCCTCCATCGTCGCGATGACAGGGTGCACGGTGTCGGGGTCGAACTCGCTCGACGAGGCGTCCTCGATGCCCGCGACATGACGCGCGTACTCGATGACGATGCACTGGAGCCCGAGACAGATGCCCAGCGTCGGAATCCCCTGCTCGCGCGCGAACTTGAGGGCGCCGATCTTGCCCTCGATGCCGCGGATGCCGAAGCCGCCCGGGATCACGATGCCGTCGAGCGGGGCGAGCGCCTTCGCGGCTCCTTCGGGGGTCTCGCACTCGTCCGAGGGGATCCAGCGGATCTTGACGTGGGTCTCCTGGGCGAATCCGCCCGCCTTGAGCGCCTCGGTGACCGAGAGGTAGGCGTCCGGGAGATCGATGTACTTGCCGACGAGGCCGATCGTGACCTCGTGCTTGGGGTTGTGCACCGCCTGAAGCACGCGCTCCCATCGCGACCAGTCCACCTCGGTCGCGTTCGCCAGCCCCAGCGCTCGCACGATGTACTCGTCGAGTCCCTGCTCGTTGAGCATCGACGGGATGTCGTAGATGCTCGGCACGTCGACGGCGTTGACGACGGCACCCTCGTCGACGTCGCACATGAGTGCGATCTTCCGCTTGTTCGACTCGGTGACGGGACGGTCGCTGCGCAGCACGAGGGCATCGGGCTGGATGCCGATCGAGCGGAGCGTTGCGACCGAGTGCTGCGTCGGCTTGGTCTTCTGCTCGCCGGAGGCGCCCATGAAGGGCACGAGCGAGACATGAACGAAGAACACGTTCTGGCGACCGAGCTCGTGGCGGATCTGACGCGCCGACTCGATGAACGGCTGCGACTCGATGTCGCCGACAGTACCGCCGATCTCGGTGATGATCACGTCGGGGCGCGGCTCCTCGGTCGCCTGCAACCGCATGCGGCGCTTGATCTCGTCGGTGATGTGAGGGATCACCTGCACGGTGTCTCCGAGGTACTCGCCGCGCCGCTCTCGCGCGATCACCTGCGAGTAGATCTGCCCCGTCGTCACGTTCGCGGCCTGGCTCAGCTCGATGTCGAGGAAGCGCTCGTAGTGTCCGATGTCGAGATCGGTCTCGGCGCCGTCGTCCGTCACGAAGACTTCGCCGTGCTGGAACGGATTCATCGTGCCCGGGTCGACGTTGAGGTACGGATCCAGCTTCTGCATGACGACGTGCAGGCCGCGCGCCGTGAGCAGGTTTCCGAGGCTGGCGGCGGTGAGGCCCTTGCCGAGAGAGGAAACGACACCACCGGTCACGAAGATGTGCTTGGTGGTGTCGTTCGAAGTGTCACCGCGGGAAGAACCAGAAGTCTGCATCACGGGCTTTTATCCTATCTCACGTCTGGGGGTCGATCCTGAGCGAACGCGGCGTGGCTCGGGCGATCGCGTCGCTCGTCGGCAGCGCGGGCGGGTCATACAACCTCGGTCCGCAGCCCGAGGAGCTCGCGCGCATGGGTGAGCGCGGCATCCGAATCCGGCATGCCCGACAGCAGCCGGGCCACCTCTGCCTCGCGGTCGGCTCCGTCGAGGCGGCGGACATCGGATGCCGTCACCGACCCGTCGACCGCCTTCACGACCGTCAGGTGATTGGTGGCGAACGCCGCGACCTGCGCCAGGTGGGTGACGGCGATGACCTGCGAAGACTGCGCCAAGCGTGCGAGCCGGCGCCCGACCTCGATCGCCGCCGCTCCCCCGATCCCGGCATCGACCTCGTCGAACACGAACGTCGGGACCGGATCCGCCGCCGCGATGACGACTTCGATCGCGAGCATGACCCGACTGAGCTCGCCGCCGGATGCACCGCGGGACACGGGTCGCGGGTCCGCGCCCGGATGCGGAGCCAGCAGGATCGCGACGTCATCACGTCCCGAGACGGACTCCGCGCCCGGCGACACCGCCACGGACAGGCGGGCGTCGGGCATCGCGAGTGCTCGCAGTTCGGCCGTGACAGCGGCGCCGAGCCGTTCGGCAGCGTCGGTGCGCGCGTCGGTGAGAACGGCGGCTGCGGCGTCGACGGCGGATGCTGCGGCATCCCGCTCGGCGGTCAGCCGCTCGACGCGATCGGTGTCGTCGTCGAGTTCGGCGAGGCGCGCGGAGCCGGTGTCGAGAAGCTCGATCGCGGCGTCGAGCGTGCCGTGCGCACGCACGAGCGCCGAGAGCACGGCGCGACGCTCTTCGACCGCGGCGAGCTCGTGCGGCCCGGTCTCGTCGAGATCGGCGAGGTACCCGGCCAGGGCCGCGGCGACGTCGGAGGTGCGATAGCCGAGTTCGGCGACCTGTCCGGCGAGCTCTTCGAGCGCCGGATCGACGGCGCGCTCGAGAGCCCGTCGGG contains:
- a CDS encoding CTP synthase, encoding MQTSGSSRGDTSNDTTKHIFVTGGVVSSLGKGLTAASLGNLLTARGLHVVMQKLDPYLNVDPGTMNPFQHGEVFVTDDGAETDLDIGHYERFLDIELSQAANVTTGQIYSQVIARERRGEYLGDTVQVIPHITDEIKRRMRLQATEEPRPDVIITEIGGTVGDIESQPFIESARQIRHELGRQNVFFVHVSLVPFMGASGEQKTKPTQHSVATLRSIGIQPDALVLRSDRPVTESNKRKIALMCDVDEGAVVNAVDVPSIYDIPSMLNEQGLDEYIVRALGLANATEVDWSRWERVLQAVHNPKHEVTIGLVGKYIDLPDAYLSVTEALKAGGFAQETHVKIRWIPSDECETPEGAAKALAPLDGIVIPGGFGIRGIEGKIGALKFAREQGIPTLGICLGLQCIVIEYARHVAGIEDASSSEFDPDTVHPVIATMEEQVDILESGDMGGTMRLGLYPAELAEGSIAAEVYGSRRASERHRHRYEVNNRYRDQIAQAGLVFSGINPDLDLVEYVELPRDVHPYYIATQAHPELRSRPTDANPLFRGLVGAALERHRSSELFDVENG
- the recN gene encoding DNA repair protein RecN, with the protein product MIEEMRLRDLGVIAEATLPIGPGFTAITGETGAGKTMVVTGLGLLLGQRADSGAVRSGATHATVDGVWIVPESGAVADRVRDAGGDLEPLGDGRAELFVGRSISSEGRGRASVGGRTAPAGVLADLADELVVVHGQSDQLRLRSAVAQRDALDRFGGVAVQGALATYREAYERWRTADRELTAITDDGEARAREADELRAQVAEIEQAAPQPGEDAELMVRAERLANAEELRIAAATAHDALSGEGEPDAASLLAEARRALERAVDPALEELAGQVAELGYRTSDVAAALAGYLADLDETGPHELAAVEERRAVLSALVRAHGTLDAAIELLDTGSARLAELDDDTDRVERLTAERDAAASAVDAAAAVLTDARTDAAERLGAAVTAELRALAMPDARLSVAVSPGAESVSGRDDVAILLAPHPGADPRPVSRGASGGELSRVMLAIEVVIAAADPVPTFVFDEVDAGIGGAAAIEVGRRLARLAQSSQVIAVTHLAQVAAFATNHLTVVKAVDGSVTASDVRRLDGADREAEVARLLSGMPDSDAALTHARELLGLRTEVV